In the genome of Pontibacter actiniarum, the window GCAAACGTTTACTGCACCGCGGCCCGACACGCTGCCCCTGCTTTTACTGCTGGGGAGCCTCCTGCTGTACCGGGGGTAGAAACGATAACAGCTTTCACTTATACAATTGCTATTTCTTATGCAAAATCGCCGTACTTACCGCATCGTAATGACCGTTGTCTGCTTTGTTTTTGCAGGCCTGAATGCCTACAGGGTTTTAACGGGGGAATATTCGTGGCTGGATGTTTTCCTGCTGGTGGTCTTCCTGGTTTTCGGTGCAATTTACCTGCTGATGCTTTTCCGAAAAGACAGGCCGGAATAAGGAGGGGGGATAAAGGAAAAACCTGAAAGTCTATACTGTTCCTTCTGAACAATCAGACTTTCAGGTTCTCAACTTTTAGCCAAAGGTATCTATATTTACGCGAGTGGTTTGCGGAAGGTTGTTGTAGAAGGAAAAATATTTGCAAAATTTTTTCGTGCCTGTTTTGCCTCAACCACTCCTCCCGTAGTTAATCGCTGCAAAGGCCTTGTGCAATGGTGCAATATAAGTACAAGAAAGGTGCGCCTAATTTGTGGCAGAGCTGAGAAAGGGGCGGCGACTTAGACCGGGTCCACATCTGCCACCACCCTGATTCCTTTAAAGTCTGACAGCAGCTTTAGGTTGAAGATGGCCTGCGCGATCTGGCCTTTGGCAGCTTTCAGGTTGGTGGTGTCGCGCGGGAGCTTGATGTGGATCTCCTGCAGGAACAGGTTGCGGATCTTGAAGATATACGGCACCTCCGGCCCCAGTACCTGCTGCTTCCCTAGCCGGTCGGTCAGGTCTTTGGCCAGTACAATGGCAGCGTTTTCGGCGATCTTGTCATCGGCGTGCTTTACGGTGACGCGGATCATGCGCGTGAACGGCGGGTAGCCGAAGCGCATGCGCTCCTCGATCTCGTGCTCGTAAAGTGTCTGGTAATCGTTGCTGCGCACCTTGTTAAAGATAGGTTGCAGCGGGTCGCGGGTCTGGATAATCACCGAACCTGGCTTGCCTTTACGGCCGGCGCGCCCGCTTACCTGCACAAACAGCTGGTAGGCCCGCTCATGCGCCCGGAAATCCGGGAAATTGATGATCGTGTCGGCATTAAGTATACCCACCAGGCTTACGTTCTCAAAGTCGAGGCCCTTGGTAACCATTTGGGTGCCCACCAGCACATTGGTGCGCCCGGACTCAAAGTCAGAGATAATCTGCTGGTAACTGTTCTTCTTCTTGGTCGTGTCCAGGTCCATGCGCTGCACCTCGGCGTCGGGCAAAAGCAGCTTCAGCTCGTCCTCTACCTTCTCGGTGCCGAAGCCCATGCTCCTAAGCGTGGTGGCACCGCAGGCGGGGCAGTCGTGGGGCATGCGCTCGTGGTAGCCGCAGTAGTGGCAGCGCAGTTCGTTGTTGAACTTATGGTAGGAGAGGCTAACGGCGCAAAACTTGCACTTGGGTATCCAGGAGCACTCGTCGCAGCTAATAAAAGGGGCATAGCCACGGCGGTTCTGGAACAGGATCACCTGCTCGTGCCGCTTCAGCCGCTCCTCAATATCCTGCAGCAGCTTGGCCGAGAAATGGCTGTGCATGTTCTTGCGTTGCTGCTCCCGGCGCGTGTCCACCAGCTCGATGTCCGGCAGCCTGGCCTCACCGAAACGCTTGGTCATACTTACCAGGCCCCAGCGGCCGGTTTTGCAGTTGTAGTAGCTCTCTATGGAAGGCGTGGCCGAGCCCAGCAGGGTCTTTGCGCCTTGCAGGTGCGCCATCATCAGGCCCGTCTCGCGGGCGTTGTAGCGCGGCGCCGGCTCATACTGCTTATAGCTGGCCTCGTGCTCCTCGTCAATAATCACCAGCGACAGGTCGTGGAAAGGCAGGAAGACAGAGGAGCGCACCCCCACCACCACCTGAAAGCGGCCCGACAGAATGCCCTGCCATACTTCGGCGCGCTCGTTGTCTGAAAACTTGGAGTGGTACACGCCCAGCTTGTCGCCAAACACCTTCATCAGGCGCGTTACGATCTGGGCTGTGAGGGCAATCTCGGGCAGTAAGTATAATACCTGCCCGCCGCTGTCCAGCGCATGCTTTATCAGGTCAATGTACACTTCTGTTTTGCCGCTGCCCGTTACGCCGTGCAGCAGCACTGTGTCCTTTTCCTTGAAGAGCCCCAGAATTTCATCTTTCGCCTGCAGCTGGTGCTCCGACAGTGCCATCGGCAGCTGTTGCGTGCCGTGGTCCATCGGGAAGCGCGAAACGATCTTGTCAAACTGCTCCAGCACGCCCTTCTTTATGAGGGTGTTGATGGAGGAGGCCGACAGGTGGGGGTTGTTGGTAAGGGCGGCTTTGTCCACGCCCATGTAGTTGAGGTGGATGTCCTGGTGCACAGGCACGAGCTGCAGGTAGTTCAGCAGCACGTCCAGCTGCTTGGGCTGCGGCGCGAGCTGGTTAAAGAGCTCCTCCAGCATGCCCTCTTCCTGCACAAAGTGCTCCGACAGGCGCACCTTCTTCACCACCTTCGGCGAAAACCTGTCGCTCACCTGTTCAAAAATAATGATGGCCTCCTTCTGGATGAGCGATTTGATGAACTTATGGTAGCTCTTGAGCTGCAGCAGGTTGCCGACCTCGCTAAAGGTCAGGGCCTGGTTGTTCTGCAGCGCAAAGATGATCTTCTCCTCCTGGGCGGCAAGCACGAGCTCGTCTTCCTCGGGGTTGTAGTGCGGGTGTAGCTGTATTCGGGACTCGCTGCTGAGCTTTAGCGCAGAGGGCAGGGCGGCATTGATAACCTCTCCCAGCGTGCACATGTAATAATCGGCAATCCACTTAAATAGCTTGAGCTGCGGTGCGGTAACAATGGGCTTGTCGTCCAGCACATCCAGCACATACTTTGCCTGGTAGTCGGCCGGTGCGTTTTCGTGAATGTCAGCCACAATGCAGCTCAGCACTTTCTTGGAGCCAAACTGCACAATTACCCGCGCGCCCACCAGCACCTCGTCGTTCATTTCGAACGGGATGCGGTACGTGTACAGCTTGGGGAGGGGCAGGGGCAGGATGACGTCGGCAAAGAGCGTGACGCGGTCCGTTGCCGGCTCCGGCGGGTAGTTGAAGTTTAAAAGCTCAGACAAGGGTGTTTATACTTTTGCTATACACAAAGGTCGTAAAAATTGATGACTGTTCGCAATCTGATGTGGGGCATGTGGCGGTGCCAGCCTCAACATTGGCAGCATGTGCATGTGCCTGGGCAGAAGTGCAGTACAAGCTCAAGCAAAAGGCGGCTCCTGTTCGGGAGCCGCCCTTTGTGTGGTTTCCGCCTGAAGTATGGCTGCTGTTATCCGCCACTGGCGGCCCGGCAGGAAGGGTAGTACCGTTTCCCTAAGCCGTTTTGCCTGCAGGCTTAAACAGGTCCGACAGGATTTCATAGGAACGGAGCCTTGCCTGGTGGTCGTACATGGCGGAGGCCACCATAATCTCGTCTACCTGGGTCTCATCCAGAAAGGCCTGCAGCTCCTCTTTTACGGTTGCCGGGCTTCCGACAAAGGAGTAGCGCAGCATTTGGTTTACCGCATACCTTTCGTTGGCGTCCCAGAGGCTGGCCATGCTATCCACGGGGGGCTGCAGCGGCAGTGCTTTGCCCCGTATCACGTTCAGAAAGGACTGGTACAGGGTAGTGGACAGGTGGATTGCCTGCTCGTCGGTGTCTGCCGCGATAACGTTGACACAGGCCATGGCATAAGGCTCCTGCAACTGCTCCGACGGCTGAAAACTCTCGCGGTATACTTTCAGGGCTACCTGCAGGCTTGCCGGTGCAAAGTGGCTGGCGAAGGCGTAGGGCAAGCCAAGTATACCTGCCAGCTGTGCGCCAAACGTGCTGGAGCCCAGGATCCACAGCGGTATGTTCAGCCCTTCGCCCGGAACGGCCCTAACACGGGAGGTCTGGTTATCGGCAGACAGGTACTGCTGGAGCTCTTTTACGTTTGTGGGGAAGTCTTCGCCGGCACTGCCGATGTTGCGCCTCAGGGCCATGGCTGTCTGCTGGTCGGTGCCGGGTGCCCGGCCCAAACCAAGGTCGATCCGGTTCGGGTAAAGGGAGGCCAGCGTGCCGAACTGCTCTGCCACCACGAGCGGCGCATGGTTGGGCAGCATAATGCCCCCCGAGCCGACCTTGATGCTGGAGGTGCCTCCGGCAATGTAGCCGATCAGGACCGAAGTGGCGGAACTGGCAATGCCCGGCATGTTATGGTGCTCCGCCATCCAGTACCGCTCAAACCCCCATTTCTCCACGTGGCGGGCAAGGTCCAGGCTGTTCGGGAACGAGTCTGCGGCTGTTTGCCCCGACAGTATATGCACCAGGTCGAGTACGGACGCAGGTATATCGTTAAGCTTTTTCTGTTTGTTATTGCTCATGTTTCTCTCTTTAGCTACACAACCTAACAGAACAGCGCTGTTTATTGTTTAAACAGAGGTTGCAGGAGGCAGCAAGTCCACAGGGGTTCTGCTTTATTTATCGCTGCTGCTCAGCACGTAGAACTTCTCATGAAGGTTAATACTGACCGGGTGCTGGTTGAGCCAGACCCTGTATTCCGCCAGGTCTAACACTATCTCATCCGGCACGATCATTACCATGTTGTACTGGTCCATGATCATCTCCTCTAAAAAGCCACTTTCTGTCACCGTCTTCAGTTCCGAAATATAGCTGTCTGTAGTGGGGGAGCTGGCGAACGCTGTCTCCTCCCACAGCTTTACGAGCTCCTGCAAGGGTACTGTGTGGAACTCCAGGTACATATCCGGTATGCAGGAGGAGCGTTCCAGCGAATCCAGGTTCTCTACGGCCCACTCCACTTTCTTGTAGGCACTGCCCAGCGTTGCATGCAGCATGGTGGAGTCGCGATACGCAGCCGGGGCTAAGTGCATGTTAAACGTACCCGACAGAGGTGCCTGCTGCACGAGCTTTGCGGGAGAGAACCGGGCAATGAGCTGCTGCTCCAGGGTATGAAACGCCAGCGAGTCCAGGTCCTCAGAAGACAGCCTTACTTTCAGGAACCAGTTGCCGCACTCAAACACGGTGAGGCGCGAGCGGTCCTTGGCAAACTTGCTGTTGATGTCGGCCGTGAAGCCATTTACCTTATAGCCGTCTTCCTTAAAGGAAACAGGATACTGTACAGCCCCGACGCCACGGTAGGAGGCGTTGGCAACGGACTGTAGCGCCTGCAGGTACTCTCCGCGTAAACGGCCTTCGGCCTTGCTGTCTGCCGGGTAAACGTAGATGGTGAAGGTTGTCTTCTCATAGTTGTTCCTGACCTCGTAGGTAACGCCCACATTTGTCTTCTCAGCGTTGAAGGCGTAAACATCCAGCTTTTTATACTTCTCTATCGACTCGGGGAAAACGACGCCTGCCTGCTTGAGAGCATAAGCTCCCTTGTGCTTTATTTTCTTTGGCTTGTAGTACTGCTGCTGGGCGCTGCTGCAGTACGCGATGCAGCAAAGTACGGCAATGGCAAGTATGTGCTTCATGTGCTCAGGAGGTTCTGCCGGTTCTGCCACCCAGCCTTTTCAGGGGCTGGGTGCGGCGCTTTAATGTTTTACTTGTTCAGAGGGGCACCTACAGCGATAGAGCAGTCGTGGCCCGGCTGCCCGTGCGGTGGGTTCATGCCCGGTGCTACTGTGCCGCCCTGCGCGGGAGGCGTGAACTGCGGCACCGGCCTCAGGTTCGGCTGCGGCGGCAGGCTGAGAGAGGCACCAACCGGAATGTCGCAGCGGTGGTTGGGTGCCCCGTGCGGCGGGTTAACAGCGGCCGTGGTGTTCTGGGTGTTGGCCGGCTGCGTTTGCGCGGGTGCTGTAACGGCAGGGGCATTGGGCGCAGTGCCCGTGGTTTTATTCTCCTCGCTCTCAGAGCAGCTGAAAAGGCAAAAGACAGAGACAGAAAGAAGTAGGTGCGGGGTTATTTTCATGGTATAAGTAAGTTTGGTGAGATACTGAGCATGGTTTAATATGATGGCAAGCATCTGTATGTTGCTGCCACGGCACTCTAAGCTAAATGATACAATATTTAATCACATTTATATTTGGCTGAGGATCATTAGTGCTTTCATAATATACAGGTCCCATTCGTGATGCCTTACCAAGTCCTATAATCAAGTCACCAGAAAAAATAACATTATCTGGCAGGACTACATTGTCGAAATTTAAAACGAGAGAATTTTTAGTGTCTGTTTTTATGATTTTTATCGCCTCTTCAAAGTTTTCAATGTGCACTTCTCCTTTTCCACAAATAGAAGAACTATATTCTTGCATGGTATTTATATAAACTTCTCTGATAAATGGTTTAATTCTACCATTTATCTGTATTTCTGCTATTTGTAGGCCTGCCAAGGTTAACTTATCATAAGTATGAATCAGCATATTATAGGTGCCATCCGCAGCAACTTTATGATTGTTGCTCATTAATGTGTGAAAATAACTATTTAAAGCATTACTGAGAGCATATTGACTTGTGGTGAAATTGTGAATCATTGTCTTCTTTGTTGATTCATCTTTAACAAATTGGAAAGGCTTAATTTTGATCAGCAATTCCTCAACTTTGTAAAAAACTAATGAGCAGCTAGATTTTGGCTTCCATGCGAGAATTTCTGACTCAGTTAATAAGCTGAGAGTCTTTAATTCAATGCCAAAGCGTTTCGCTTTTTTGATTGCCCCTTCAGTAAATCCTGATGCCGAAACTGCAACAATTTCTTCCAAGTTTAAGCTTGCTTTTTCTCCATGTAAATACTCAATCCATTTAACATCCTGTGGTTTATTATGAATTCTACACTCGATGTACTTTTTAAGTCCTTTTGAGCTAATTAATATGTCTATCTGTCTGAGTTGTTTAGGATTGTCAGGGTCTGGTATCCTCTCGTTCCATGTTACTGTGCTTCCGTCAGGCTCAAGTATCCTATGTATTTTTTCAATTAGCTTTTCAAACTCTTCACTTTTTTTCATGATACTTTGAAGTGTACTGAGATTTAAAAGCTTCCCCTACTTTACCTGCGACTTATCTACGCGCGTAGGGGTATCCTCTCCGTTTACCACGCCCTGCGAGGCCAGGGCAACGGCCTTGATCATGTTTGTCAGGTGCGCCATGTCCAGCTGCTCCAGCTCATCGTTTACGGTGTGGTAAGTCTTGTCCTGGTCTATCTGCACCGAGGAGATGGTGTGGGCCGGCACGCCAAGGCGGGCCAGGGTGGCGTTGTCGGAGCGGTAGAACAGGTTCTGCTCCGGGTATGGGTCCGGGTGGATGCTGTAGGTGGTGCCTTCCAGCCTTTTCTGCATCAGCTTGCCAAGGTCTGAGCGCTCAAAACCCGTGAGGTAGGCACTGTTGGGGCCAAACTTCGAGGGCTTGCCCACCATCTCAATGTTAAACATCGCCACGATCTCGTCCGGGCTTAGCTGCTCTGAGAAGTACTTGGAGCCGAAGCCGCCGATCTCCTCTGCCGCAAAGGCCACAAAGAGCAGCGAGCGCTCCGGCTGAGGCTGCTGTTTGTAGTAGTCGGCCAGCTGCATTACGGCTGTCGTGCCGGCGGCATCGTCGTCGGCACCGTTGGCAATGCTGTCCCCGTCTATGGGCTTCTGAATGCCGATGTGGTCATAATGGCCGGAGAACACCACAAATTCGTTTTTGCGCTTGCCCTCAATCATGCCGCCCACGTTGGTTAGCTGCAGCTGCTCTATGTTGTTCTCAACCTCAATGTTATACTTGCGGGCGTTCAGCTGGTCGGTCAGGATAAATACTTTGCTGCTGCCGCCTTCTTCCAGCTGCTGTTTCACACTGCCCTCGCCCATGTAGTGCTGGTAGCGCTTAAAGATGTCCTCATGCTTGGGGTGCACCAGCACCACTACATCCTGTTCGTTGTTCAGGCTGCGCAGGGCGGTACGGAAATCGTCGTTCTCGCCAATCTTTACCACCTGCTGCTTTCCCTTGTGTTTCCACTCCAGCTCTTTTTTATCAGTGATGGCGAATACGTTCTCAGGCGAAACCTTCTTGCCGTCCA includes:
- a CDS encoding M20/M25/M40 family metallo-hydrolase, with the protein product MKFRHIALALACGFAATASAQDLSTITQEKTTQIVSALSADDMEGRASFTPGIDKAAKLIQREFQRIGLQPLPGEDDLMQTFTMYRAAPREKEVKLDGKKVSPENVFAITDKKELEWKHKGKQQVVKIGENDDFRTALRSLNNEQDVVVLVHPKHEDIFKRYQHYMGEGSVKQQLEEGGSSKVFILTDQLNARKYNIEVENNIEQLQLTNVGGMIEGKRKNEFVVFSGHYDHIGIQKPIDGDSIANGADDDAAGTTAVMQLADYYKQQPQPERSLLFVAFAAEEIGGFGSKYFSEQLSPDEIVAMFNIEMVGKPSKFGPNSAYLTGFERSDLGKLMQKRLEGTTYSIHPDPYPEQNLFYRSDNATLARLGVPAHTISSVQIDQDKTYHTVNDELEQLDMAHLTNMIKAVALASQGVVNGEDTPTRVDKSQVK
- a CDS encoding restriction endonuclease, translating into MKKSEEFEKLIEKIHRILEPDGSTVTWNERIPDPDNPKQLRQIDILISSKGLKKYIECRIHNKPQDVKWIEYLHGEKASLNLEEIVAVSASGFTEGAIKKAKRFGIELKTLSLLTESEILAWKPKSSCSLVFYKVEELLIKIKPFQFVKDESTKKTMIHNFTTSQYALSNALNSYFHTLMSNNHKVAADGTYNMLIHTYDKLTLAGLQIAEIQINGRIKPFIREVYINTMQEYSSSICGKGEVHIENFEEAIKIIKTDTKNSLVLNFDNVVLPDNVIFSGDLIIGLGKASRMGPVYYESTNDPQPNINVIKYCII
- the priA gene encoding replication restart helicase PriA, with the translated sequence MSELLNFNYPPEPATDRVTLFADVILPLPLPKLYTYRIPFEMNDEVLVGARVIVQFGSKKVLSCIVADIHENAPADYQAKYVLDVLDDKPIVTAPQLKLFKWIADYYMCTLGEVINAALPSALKLSSESRIQLHPHYNPEEDELVLAAQEEKIIFALQNNQALTFSEVGNLLQLKSYHKFIKSLIQKEAIIIFEQVSDRFSPKVVKKVRLSEHFVQEEGMLEELFNQLAPQPKQLDVLLNYLQLVPVHQDIHLNYMGVDKAALTNNPHLSASSINTLIKKGVLEQFDKIVSRFPMDHGTQQLPMALSEHQLQAKDEILGLFKEKDTVLLHGVTGSGKTEVYIDLIKHALDSGGQVLYLLPEIALTAQIVTRLMKVFGDKLGVYHSKFSDNERAEVWQGILSGRFQVVVGVRSSVFLPFHDLSLVIIDEEHEASYKQYEPAPRYNARETGLMMAHLQGAKTLLGSATPSIESYYNCKTGRWGLVSMTKRFGEARLPDIELVDTRREQQRKNMHSHFSAKLLQDIEERLKRHEQVILFQNRRGYAPFISCDECSWIPKCKFCAVSLSYHKFNNELRCHYCGYHERMPHDCPACGATTLRSMGFGTEKVEDELKLLLPDAEVQRMDLDTTKKKNSYQQIISDFESGRTNVLVGTQMVTKGLDFENVSLVGILNADTIINFPDFRAHERAYQLFVQVSGRAGRKGKPGSVIIQTRDPLQPIFNKVRSNDYQTLYEHEIEERMRFGYPPFTRMIRVTVKHADDKIAENAAIVLAKDLTDRLGKQQVLGPEVPYIFKIRNLFLQEIHIKLPRDTTNLKAAKGQIAQAIFNLKLLSDFKGIRVVADVDPV
- a CDS encoding LLM class flavin-dependent oxidoreductase; protein product: MSNNKQKKLNDIPASVLDLVHILSGQTAADSFPNSLDLARHVEKWGFERYWMAEHHNMPGIASSATSVLIGYIAGGTSSIKVGSGGIMLPNHAPLVVAEQFGTLASLYPNRIDLGLGRAPGTDQQTAMALRRNIGSAGEDFPTNVKELQQYLSADNQTSRVRAVPGEGLNIPLWILGSSTFGAQLAGILGLPYAFASHFAPASLQVALKVYRESFQPSEQLQEPYAMACVNVIAADTDEQAIHLSTTLYQSFLNVIRGKALPLQPPVDSMASLWDANERYAVNQMLRYSFVGSPATVKEELQAFLDETQVDEIMVASAMYDHQARLRSYEILSDLFKPAGKTA